A region from the Colwellia sp. PAMC 21821 genome encodes:
- the ggt gene encoding gamma-glutamyltransferase, which translates to MINSATKGLLSLLFISTSLLAVAEPDIKREDREPEAATGVITKQTVVTEHAMVASANPYASNAGLSILKRGGSAVDAAIAVQLVLTLVEPQSSGIGGGAFMLHWDNKAQHLTTFDGRETAPAAATTDMFLDENGRAIPWIKAVVGGHAVGVPGVLAGLNKAHEKYGKLPWAVLFEDAIKLATSGFIVSPRLEKLVAMEFNPGITKLPTIKNYFFPNGEPIKAGQLLKNPKLAAVYRSIAKNGIDAFYQGAIAKKIVAAVQQSPIAPGRLTLADMKNYRAKELPAVCGPYRQYQICGMAPPSSGGVAIIQMLGQLEQFTIAEYSMSDAQFSHLFTQSSRLAFADRNRYIADSSFVNVPTQGLIEKSYMAQRSALINIDKDMGTASAGTPAGALVQADDNAYELPSTSHISIVDEAGNAISMTTSVEMGFGSAVMVEGFILNNQLTDFSLDPKQNGQWVANRLEPGKRPRSSMAPMMVFDQDKALKLVIGSPGGSRIINYVAQTMIAILDWQLDPQTAISLPHLTNRNEVTTLEKGTDLVKLKPALEAKGHQVVIRDLNSGIHAIQLSKGKLLGGADPRREGTAVGY; encoded by the coding sequence ATGATCAATTCAGCCACCAAAGGGCTATTATCTTTACTTTTTATTTCCACTAGTTTACTGGCCGTTGCCGAGCCCGATATAAAACGAGAAGATCGCGAACCAGAAGCTGCAACCGGTGTTATTACTAAACAAACAGTTGTTACTGAACATGCGATGGTAGCTTCGGCTAACCCTTATGCCAGTAATGCAGGTCTAAGTATTCTTAAGCGAGGGGGGAGTGCCGTAGACGCGGCCATTGCTGTGCAATTGGTATTAACGTTGGTTGAACCACAATCTTCTGGTATTGGTGGTGGTGCCTTTATGTTGCATTGGGATAATAAAGCTCAACACCTGACGACATTTGATGGCAGAGAAACGGCACCCGCTGCCGCAACAACAGATATGTTCTTAGATGAAAATGGCCGAGCGATACCTTGGATTAAAGCGGTTGTTGGTGGTCATGCTGTTGGTGTACCGGGTGTATTAGCCGGCCTTAACAAAGCTCATGAAAAATATGGCAAACTACCTTGGGCTGTTTTGTTTGAAGATGCGATAAAACTGGCAACGTCAGGTTTTATTGTTTCTCCTCGGCTAGAAAAGCTAGTTGCGATGGAATTTAATCCCGGCATTACTAAGCTACCGACGATAAAAAATTACTTTTTTCCTAATGGCGAGCCTATTAAGGCTGGGCAGCTTTTAAAAAATCCAAAGCTCGCAGCTGTCTATCGCAGCATTGCTAAAAATGGCATCGATGCTTTTTATCAAGGCGCTATTGCGAAAAAAATTGTTGCGGCAGTTCAACAATCGCCCATTGCACCGGGGCGCTTAACCCTTGCTGATATGAAAAACTACCGTGCTAAAGAGTTACCTGCAGTTTGTGGTCCATATCGACAATATCAAATTTGTGGAATGGCACCGCCAAGCTCAGGAGGTGTGGCCATTATTCAAATGTTGGGACAACTTGAACAGTTTACTATTGCAGAGTATTCGATGAGCGATGCTCAGTTCTCGCATTTATTTACCCAGAGTTCACGTTTAGCTTTTGCCGATCGTAACCGATATATTGCCGATAGCAGTTTTGTTAATGTGCCCACACAAGGCTTAATCGAAAAGTCTTACATGGCACAGCGTTCAGCATTAATTAATATCGATAAAGATATGGGTACGGCTAGTGCTGGTACCCCAGCAGGCGCGTTAGTTCAAGCCGACGATAATGCTTATGAACTTCCCTCTACCAGCCATATTTCAATTGTTGATGAAGCCGGAAATGCTATTTCAATGACCACGAGTGTCGAAATGGGTTTTGGCTCGGCGGTGATGGTTGAAGGTTTCATTTTGAATAATCAATTGACAGACTTCTCATTAGATCCGAAACAAAATGGTCAATGGGTAGCAAACCGTCTAGAGCCTGGTAAGCGGCCAAGAAGCTCAATGGCTCCTATGATGGTGTTTGACCAAGATAAGGCGTTAAAACTTGTTATTGGCTCTCCTGGTGGCAGTCGCATTATTAATTATGTTGCCCAAACGATGATTGCTATTCTTGATTGGCAGCTTGATCCTCAAACCGCCATAAGCTTGCCTCATTTAACCAATCGAAATGAAGTCACTACGTTGGAAAAAGGTACCGATTTAGTGAAACTTAAGCCAGCGCTAGAAGCAAAAGGGCATCAGGTTGTGATACGCGATTTAAACAGCGGTATTCACGCGATACAGTTATCAAAGGGTAAACTACTTGGCGGCGCTGATCCTCGACGAGAAGGCACCGCGGTTGGTTATTAA
- a CDS encoding tRNA-uridine aminocarboxypropyltransferase, which produces MSRILCQQCQRPEKACICAFVANIDNHIPVIILQHPSEVKQSKGTVSLLQQSLASCEVLVGETFDNCKVLIQHLKHYDNKIVLLYPSEQASVLDFTDQKHAENAEIGERSESKLSDIECIIILDGTWKKAYRMFMLNPCLHNINHIVLPQGITSLYQIRKTKKDHALSSLEACCHALARLENKPEKYQHLLNNFVKFNEFQQSFSQTNNETFQ; this is translated from the coding sequence ATGTCACGAATTTTATGTCAACAATGTCAGCGTCCGGAAAAAGCCTGTATTTGCGCTTTTGTGGCTAATATCGACAATCACATTCCTGTTATTATACTGCAACATCCAAGTGAAGTTAAGCAAAGTAAGGGCACGGTGAGTTTATTACAGCAATCGTTAGCTAGTTGCGAAGTACTTGTTGGAGAAACCTTTGATAACTGTAAAGTTTTAATACAGCACCTTAAACACTACGATAATAAGATTGTATTGCTATATCCAAGTGAACAGGCATCTGTGCTTGATTTTACTGACCAAAAGCATGCTGAAAATGCCGAGATAGGTGAGCGAAGTGAGAGTAAACTGAGTGATATTGAGTGCATTATTATACTCGACGGCACATGGAAAAAAGCCTACCGTATGTTTATGCTCAATCCTTGTTTACATAATATAAATCACATTGTTTTACCTCAAGGTATAACAAGCCTTTATCAAATTAGGAAGACTAAAAAAGATCATGCTCTTTCTTCATTAGAAGCTTGTTGTCATGCATTAGCTCGTTTGGAAAATAAACCTGAAAAGTACCAACATTTATTAAATAACTTTGTAAAGTTTAATGAATTCCAGCAATCATTTAGTCAGACTAATAATGAAACTTTTCAATAG